From the Lathyrus oleraceus cultivar Zhongwan6 chromosome 4, CAAS_Psat_ZW6_1.0, whole genome shotgun sequence genome, one window contains:
- the LOC127074968 gene encoding protein NETWORKED 2D gives MLQRAASNAYSWWWASHIRTKQSKWMEQNLQDMEEKVQTVLRLLEEEGDSFGKRAEMYYKRRPELIIFVEEAFRAYRSLADRYDHLSTELQNANNTIASVCPDSLPYMDEDDDDASPRPRPPKKMPEGPKPNVPKVPAPPVKDLKSVITSATKKLSMKKASAAASKVPKSGLSRKQAIEEVDKLQKNILALQTVKEFLKSSYDNSIAKYWETEGQIKEFQERVSNLQDELGEGVVNVIDDEEARHLMAEAALKSCQDALSQLEEKQAVSLGEAKIESKRVKEAREKLSSLMNEFDYGQSDSQKPRPKRDVKELTGKKDLNEDAEMTQQRQDLQILKEKIKEHFEADSHSTLTVTEMAEKIDELVTKVISLESAVSSQTALVKNLKDETDELQSLIRHLEMEKESLVNEKVKLNEKLREMDEKVLELHDLSQVVEDQNNNLQTHFTEAHCSLDSLADKVVQKENPDDEDKVAEKLPTETHSLSKDEPTETHSLSKDEPKHDVIAQNALNQDEVLLNDDTLNSAMEKEVKVTDSQTEEEATIVENKSSIELKENEKTHDISNDDIIESRDDGSHENDCSQISSETESALKSDSEEEAKTLEENALLSEYRKTLQDYEEVKSKLNDVEKKTQDALFESSLQLKELKTSNAVKDEEIRLLRQKLNLFQKNLEGIEETGELPPLQSPPLQSPENHVMEAMFKLEEPESSSVIEEKFRMGIDELLEENLVFWMKFSASFTEIQKYETTTKDLLAEVSRIEEKWKATEGSSSIKYSLKSDARPLYKHLSEIQSELTLWLENSAMLKEELQQRFASLCEIQEEITTALKASAEGYDFKFTSYNAAKFQGEVLNMKQENHKVADELQAGLDLVTTLQLDAEKALAKLNDRFGLSNSKRNQMTSEDSKNRVPLRSFIFGVKPKKQKQSIFSMHRKNRALKS, from the exons ATGTTGCAGAGAGCTGCAAGCAACGCATATTCATGGTGGTGGGCCAGCCACATCAGAACCAAACAATCCAAATGGATGGAACAAAATCTCCAAG ATATGGAGGAAAAGGTACAGACGGTTTTACGGCTTCTAGAAGAAGAAGGCGACTCGTTTGGAAAAAGAGCAGAAATGTATTACAAAAGGAGACCGGAACTGATAATCTTCGTGGAAGAAGCCTTCCGCGCGTACCGATCTTTAGCCGATCGGTACGATCATTTATCGACGGAGTTACAGAATGCAAACAACACAATTGCTTCTGTTTGTCCGGATAGTCTTCCTTATATGGATGAAGACGACGACGATGCATCGCCGAGGCCGAGGCCGCCGAAAAAAATGCCGGAAGGACCCAAACCGAATGTCCCGAAAGTTCCAGCGCCTCCGGTGAAGGATTTAAAGAGTGTCATTACCTCAGCGACGAAGAAATTAAGTATGAAGAAAGCGTCTGCAGCCGCTTCTAAAGTTCCTAAATCGGGATTAAGCAGAAAGCAGGCGATTGAAGAGGTTGACAAGCTTCAGAAGAATATTCTAGCATTACAGACTGTGAAAGAGTTTCTGAAAAGCTCTTATGATAATTCCATTGCTAAGTATTGGGAAACTGAGGGGCAGATCAAGGAGTTCCAAGAGAGAGTTTCGAATTTGCAAGACGAACTCGGGGAAGGTGTTGTTAATGTTATCGATGACGAGGAAGCTCGGCATTTGATGGCAGAAGCCGCGCTTAAATCGTGTCAAGATGCGTTGTCGCAGTTGGAAGAGAAACAAGCTGTGTCGCTTGGTGAGGCGAAAATTGAGTCCAAAAGAGTAAAGGAAGCGAGGGAAAAGTTAAGCTCCCTCATGAATGAATTTGATTATGGTCAAAGCGATTCTCAAAAGCCGAGGCCGAAACGAGATGTAAAAGAACTAACAGGAAAAAAGGATTTGAATGAAGATGCGGAAATGACTCAGCAGAGACAAGACTTGCAAATATTGAAAGAGAAGATTAAAGAACATTTCGAGGCTGACTCACATTCGACTTTAACCGTGACAGAAATGGCAGAGAAGATCGACGAGCTTGTTACAAAAGTGATTAGTTTAGAATCTGCAGTTTCTTCACAGACAGCTTTGGTAAAGAATTTAAAAGACGAAACTGACGAACTCCAATCGTTGATTCGACATCTAGAAATGGAAAAGGAGAGTTTAGTTAACGAAAAAGTTAAATTGAATGAGAAACTTCGAGAAATGGATGAAAAAGTGCTTGAACTACATGACCTTAGCCAAGTTGTTGAAGATCAAAACAACAACCTCCAAACTCATTTCACCGAAGCGCATTGTAGTCTTGATAGTCTGGCTGACAAAGTAGTGCAGAAGGAAAATCCGGACGATGAGGATAAAGTGGCTGAAAAATTGCCAACAGAAACACATTCATTAAGCAAAGATGAACCAACAGAAACACATTCATTAAGCAAAGATGAACCAAAACATGATGTTATCGCACAAAACGCATTGAATCAAGACGAAGTCTTATTGAATGATGATACATTAAATTCAGCTATGGAAAAAGAAGTAAAGGTCACTGATTCACAAACAGAAGAAGAAGCAACCATAGTTGAAAACAAATCTTCTATAGAGTTGAAAGAAAACGAGAAAACTCATGACATTAGCAATGATGATATAATCGAATCAAGAGATGACGGAAGTCATGAAAATGACTGTAGTCAAATTTCGTCTGAGACAGAGAGTGCTCTTAAAAGTGATTCCGAGGAGGAAGCAAAAACACTAGAAGAAAATGCTTTGCTATCAGAGTATAGGAAAACTCTTCAGGATTATGAAGAAGTGAAGAGCAAGCTCAATGATGTAGAGAAGAAAACTCAAGATGCACTCTTTGAGTCATCTTTGCAGTTGAAAGAATTGAAGACTTCTAATGCTGTGAAAGACGAAGAAATTCGACTCTTACGTCAGAAACTAAATCTTTTCCAGAAAAACTTAGAGGGAATTGAAGAAACCGGCGAGTTACCTCCCTTGCAGTCACCTCCTTTGCAGTCACCAGAAAATCATGTTATGGAGGCAATGTTTAAATTAGAAGAACCGGAATCAAGTTCTGTGATTGAAGAGAAGTTTCGGATGGGAATCGACGAACTTCTAGAGGAGAATCTAGTATTCTGGATGAAATTCAGTGCTTCTTTCACCGAGATACAGAAATACGAAACAACTACAAAAGATTTGCTAGCCGAGGTATCAAGAATCGAAGAAAAATGGAAAGCAACAGAAGGAAGTAGTAGCATAAAATATTCATTGAAATCAGACGCAAGACCGCTTTATAAACACCTCTCAGAGATACAAAGTGAACTCACACTATGGTTAGAAAACAGCGCAATGCTGAAGGAAGAACTTCAACAAAGATTCGCTTCGTTGTGTGAAATCCAAGAAGAGATAACGACAGCATTGAAAGCAAGTGCTGAAGGTTATGATTTCAAGTTCACAAGCTATAATGCTGCGAAATTTCAAGGCGAGGTTTTGAATATGAAACAAGAGAATCATAAAGTTGCTGATGAGCTTCAAGCTGGGTTGGATCTTGTAACAACTCTTCAACTTGATGCTGAGAAGGCTCTTGCAAAGTTGAATGATAGATTTGGACTGTCAAATTCGAAGAGAAACCAGATGACATCTGAGGATTCGAAGAACCGTGTTCCTCTAAGGTCATTTATCTTTGGAGTTAAACCAAAGAAACAAAAACAGTCAATCTTTTCAATGCATAGGAAAAATCGCGCTTTGAAATCATAA
- the LOC127074969 gene encoding nicotinamidase 1: MGSESQSPSPTLDLLKEQIPVKQQPLLLTNNLKTGLVLVDIINGFCTVGSGNFAPKEPDEQVNKMVEESVRLSKIFAEKNWPIFAYLDCHHPDVPEPPYPPHCLIGSDETKLVPELVWLENEPNATLRRKDCIDGFIGSYEKDGSNVFIDWVKSNQIKQVLVCGICTDICVLDFTCSVLSARNRGFLSPLENVIVASQACATYDLPLHVAKAGKDLVSHPQAVMHHVGLYIAWGRGAQIVSDVSFE, from the exons ATGGGCTCTGAATCTCAATCTCCATCTCCCACACTAGACCTTCTCAAGGAACAAATCCCAGTGAAACAACAACCTCTTCTTCTCACTAACAACCTCAAAACCGGCCTCGTCCTCGTTGATATTATTAACGGTTTCTGCACTGTCGGATCTGGCAATTTC GCGCCGAAAGAACCAGATGAACAAGTTAATAAAATGGTGGAAGAATCTGTGAGGTTATCAAAGATTTTTGCTGAGAAGAATTGGCCAATTTTTGCTTACCTTGATTGTCATCACCCTGATGTTCCTGAACCTCCTTATCCTCCTCACTGTCTTATTGGATCCGACGAAACAAAATTGGTTCCTG AACTAGTGTGGTTGGAAAATGAGCCAAATGCAACGCTCAGGCGCAAAGACTGTATTGATGGATTTATTGGTTCATATGAGAAAGATGGGTCTAATGTCTTTATTGATTGGGTGAAAAGTAATCAGATAAAGCAA GTTTTGGTTTGTGGGATATGCACTGATATATGTGTGCTGGATTTTACCTGTTCGGTTTTGTCTGCGAGGAACCGCGGATTCCTTTCTCCTCTGGAAAATGTGATTGTGGCCTCCCAAGCTTGTGCTACTTACGATCTTCCACTACATGTAGCCAAAGCTGGCAAAGACCTGGTATCCCATCCACAG GCAGTAATGCATCATGTTGGCCTTTATATAGCATGGGGAAGGGGAGCCCAGATAGTATCAGATGTGTCATTTGAATAG